GGGCCCGTATAGCCCACAGGGCTTGAAGGGGTGAAGTTTGATGACTGTGGACTCCAGGGGCTAGCGGACGGTTGGTTCGAGGCGAAAGATGGATGTTGGGGATGATGGGTAGTCATAGGATTGAGTCATCGGCTGCTGTGACCCAACACGTTCTCGCCGACGTCGATGCTTTCGGATGAGGCAGAAGCATGTCACGAGCACGGCAATAAGAGCTACAGCTCCGCCAGCTGCGATACCTGCAATGGCACCAGTCGATAACGTTGCTCCACTTTCATGATCTCCAGTCTCAGTAGGGACAGATACATCTCGGGTTGCAGTCCTTGATCCTGCCGATGCCGTCCGTGTCATGAGGGCTTTCAGATCTTGGTGGTCGAAGCCATCGGCTGGTGCTGTCTTGGTAGCTCCGCCGTTAGAATTTCCTCCCACAACTGAAATAATGTCAGTGGGGACGGCATATTTGGTCAATTCGGGATCGTAAAGCATCCAGGGCGACTTGTCCTTGTTTTGTCGCCCCAGGGACATGTCGTGTAAACCCCATTGGTCCGGAACATCGCAGTCATTTGTCAGGGGGAAGAAACCACCATGAATCAACATCTGTGCCTCGTTCACAACGTTGCAGGTAAAACTGTGATGAGGGTAATCCCCAGTTCCGTTTCCTTCGGGATACATCTTGATCCATGTGAAGGTAGGGAGTGTCAGGATATAAATGTCATCAAATCCAGAACTTCCTTGCTCTTCACCAGCTCCCCCATATAAATAACTGAGCATAGTCAATATATGATGGCACTTAAGTTGATAATGATGCACTCACATATTGTAAGAAGACTGGTCCTTGGTCCACGTAGCGCCTGCGCAAAACCGTCGACGTGATTCCGGAATATCACCCGTTGCATTTTGGAAATAACTTTTACCGCTCAGAACATCATAGAGAATAATCTGATCCATTGGTTGACCTTCCCAACCACCATGTTCGGCGGCTCTGATTCCGCCAAAGTAAACAAGCATACCACCGTCTCCGGCAGGGATATGAACCATCACACCCTCGGCGCGGCCAATGTCATCAGGACCAGTGTCGTTGGACCAACTGTTCGTGTCCATCTCATATCGTAGTAGGTATGATGTTGGTATCTGGGGAGCGTCACCCCAATCCGCATCGGTCGCATTGTTCATCCATCCGCCATAGTAGTAGGCCTCTCCGCGATCCGGAATGGACAAACCAGCTCCATAACTGAGCCCGACAACATCGTCTGTTCTAGAAACTCCCATGTTGTCCCACTCATCATTTATGATATCGTAAGCATAAAGGTCGAAGTCCCAAGGGGTGACGCCATTGAATTCGCCGCCAAAGAGATAAATTTTCTTGTTGATAGTATCAGGCCAAAAGATTCCACCACTTACATCGGGAACCGTGGAGTTCTTGCTCAGGTTCGCGTATGGTTGGGGCATGCCTGAACTGGCTACGTTGCTGAGATCATGGTAAATAAAGTAGGGGTCTATAGGAGTATTGGTCAATAAGCCGGCCGTCGACATTACTTCGACGGAATCTCGCCACTCGAATGTGAGAGACTGAGTAGGGTTCGCATACTGGAGAAGTTTTGTGGTGTTCCAGAACTACCATCATAGGTAACCAATCCACCGCCAATGTAAAGTTTGTCGTCAACCACAGCACTCTGATGG
This region of Fusarium verticillioides 7600 chromosome 3, whole genome shotgun sequence genomic DNA includes:
- a CDS encoding hypothetical protein (At least one base has a quality score < 10): MSTAGLLTNTPIDPYFIYHDLSNVASSGMPQPYANLSKNSTVPDVSGGIFWPDTINKKIYLFGGEFNGVTPWDFDLYAYDIINDEWDNMGVSRTDDVVGLSYGAGLSIPDRGEAYYYGGWMNNATDADWGDAPQIPTSYLLRYEMDTNSWSNDTGPDDIGRAEGVMVHIPAGDGGMLVYFGGIRAAEHGGWEGQPMDQIILYDVLSGKSYFQNATGDIPESRRRFCAGATWTKDQSSYNIYLYGGAGEEQGSSGFDDIYILTLPTFTWIKMYPEGNGTGDYPHHSFTCNVVNEAQMLIHGGFFPLTNDCDVPDQWGLHDMSLGRQNKDKSPWMLYDPELTKYAVPTDIISVVGGNSNGGATKTAPADGFDHQDLKALMTRTASAGSRTATRDVSVPTETGDHESGATLSTGAIAGIAAGGAVALIAVLVTCFCLIRKHRRRRERVGSQQPMTQSYDYPSSPTSIFRLEPTVR
- a CDS encoding hypothetical protein (At least one base has a quality score < 10), whose protein sequence is MMWISISPASQIRQGLVLLFFLFFCVNLTVQQRDPISNFCRRWGHQSAVVDDKLYIGGGLVTYDGSSGTPQNFSNPYFIYHDLSNVASSGMPQPYANLSKNSTVPDVSGGIFWPDTINKKIYLFGGEFNGVTPWDFDLYAYDIINDEWDNMGVSRTDDVVGLSYGAGLSIPDRGEAYYYGGWMNNATDADWGDAPQIPTSYLLRYEMDTNSWSNDTGPDDIGRAEGVMVHIPAGDGGMLVYFGGIRAAEHGGWEGQPMDQIILYDVLSGKSYFQNATGDIPESRRRFCAGATWTKDQSSYNIYLYGGAGEEQGSSGFDDIYILTLPTFTWIKMYPEGNGTGDYPHHSFTCNVVNEAQMLIHGGFFPLTNDCDVPDQWGLHDMSLGRQNKDKSPWMLYDPELTKYAVPTDIISVVGGNSNGGATKTAPADGFDHQDLKALMTRTASAGSRTATRDVSVPTETGDHESGATLSTGAIAGIAAGGAVALIAVLVTCFCLIRKHRRRRERVGSQQPMTQSYDYPSSPTSIFRLEPTVR